A part of Ammospiza caudacuta isolate bAmmCau1 chromosome 7, bAmmCau1.pri, whole genome shotgun sequence genomic DNA contains:
- the LOC131560201 gene encoding olfactory receptor 14J1-like, whose protein sequence is MFFFLLNLALSDLGSICTTVPKAMHNSLWDTRNISYTGCAAQLFFFLFFISAELFLLIIMCYDRYVSICKPLHYGTLLGSRACAHMAAAAWASAFLYALMHTANTFSLPLCHGNALGQFFCEIPQILKLSCSNSYLRELKVIVFSISLAFVCFVFIVFSYVQIFRAVLRIPSEQGRHKAFSTCLPHLAVVSLFISTAAFAYLKPLSISSPSLDLALSVLYSVVPPALNPLIYSLRNQELKAAVRRLMTGLFWKH, encoded by the coding sequence atgttcttcttcctgctcaacctggccctcagcgacctgggctccatctgcaccactgtccccaaagccatgcacaattccctctgggacaccaggaacatctcctatacaggatgtgctgctcagctctttttctttctgttcttcatctcagcagagcttttcctcctgatcatcatgtgctatgaccgctacgtgtccatctgcaaacccctgcactatgggacactcctgggcagcagagcttgtgcccacatggcagcagctgcctgggccagtgcctttctctatgctctcatgcacacagccaatacattttccctgcccctgtgccatggcaatgccctgggccagttcttctgtgaaatcccccagatcctcaagctctcctgctcaaaTTCCTACCTCAGGGAACTTAAGGTTAttgttttttccatctctttagCATTTgtctgttttgtgttcattgttttctcctatgtgcagattttcagggctgtgctgaggatcccctctgagcagggacggcacaaagccttttccacctgcctccctcacctggctgtggtctcTCTGTTcatcagcactgcagcatttgCCTACTTGAAGCccctctccatctcctccccatccctggatctggccctttcagttctgtactcagtggtgcctccggccctgaaccccctcatctacagcctgaggaaccaggagctcaaggctgctgtgaggagactgatgactggattGTTTTGGAAACATTAA